The Hymenobacter sp. GOD-10R genome includes a window with the following:
- a CDS encoding family 16 glycosylhydrolase gives MASTAPAPAAEWKLVWADEFNTDGRPDPKNWQFENGFVRNRELQWYQPDNARCENGMLVIEARKEQRPNPNYRAGSTDWKTSRPTIDYTAASLNTRDRHSWQYGRFEMRGRIDTSPGLWPAFWTLGVAKPWPSNGEIDIMEFYKGKVLANVASGTAKPYTAKWHSETKALTTFADPEWSKKFHVWRMDWDAEAIRLYLDDQLLNETPLSQTVNQDGTGFNPMMQPHYVLLNLALGGDNGGPLGDTSFPNRYEVDYVRVYQR, from the coding sequence CTGGCTTCCACGGCTCCTGCGCCAGCCGCAGAGTGGAAGCTGGTGTGGGCCGACGAGTTCAACACTGACGGCCGCCCCGACCCGAAGAACTGGCAATTTGAAAACGGCTTCGTGCGCAACCGCGAGCTGCAATGGTACCAGCCCGACAATGCACGCTGCGAAAACGGGATGCTCGTCATTGAAGCGCGCAAAGAGCAACGGCCTAACCCAAACTACCGGGCGGGAAGCACCGATTGGAAAACCAGCCGCCCCACCATCGACTACACCGCCGCCAGCCTGAACACCCGCGACCGGCACTCGTGGCAGTACGGCCGCTTCGAGATGCGCGGGCGCATTGATACGAGCCCCGGTTTGTGGCCGGCTTTCTGGACCCTAGGCGTAGCGAAGCCGTGGCCTTCGAATGGCGAAATCGACATTATGGAGTTCTACAAAGGCAAGGTGCTAGCCAACGTAGCCTCGGGCACCGCTAAACCTTACACGGCCAAGTGGCACAGCGAAACTAAAGCGCTAACCACCTTCGCGGACCCGGAGTGGAGCAAGAAATTTCACGTGTGGCGCATGGATTGGGACGCCGAAGCCATCCGCCTCTACCTCGACGATCAGTTGCTGAACGAAACTCCGCTGAGCCAGACTGTGAACCAGGACGGCACAGGCTTCAACCCCATGATGCAGCCCCACTACGTTTTGCTGAACCTAGCTTTGGGCGGCGACAACGGCGGGCCTTTGGGCGATACGAGCTTCCCCAACCGCTATGAGGTCGACTATGTGCGGGTGTACCAGCGCTAG
- a CDS encoding acyltransferase, translating to METQVVAEPQTTALGTKPHYAILDGLRGVAALTVVIFHLCEAHATSHLDQIINHGYLAVDFFFLLSGFVIGYAYDDRWHKLTVKDFFKARLVRLQPMVVLGMIVGAVCFYFQDSALWPTIHEVPLWKMLLVMVIGFTLIPVPISMDIRGWQEMHPLDGPGWSLFFEYIANILYALGVRKFSNTALSVLVVLAGAALIHYAVTSATGDVIGGWSLDATQLRIGFTRMMFPFFAGLLLSRVVTLGYVKNAFLWCSLLLLLVLAFPRVGGAQNLWLNGLYDSLSIILAFPLIVWIGASGKIAGAGAARLCKFFGDISYPIYITHYPLIYIYTGWVSNHKTPLQQAWPVALLTFVAAVVLAYVCLKFYDEPVRRWLKRKVLARP from the coding sequence ATGGAGACACAAGTAGTGGCCGAACCCCAAACAACGGCGCTAGGTACCAAACCACATTACGCCATTCTTGATGGCCTCCGGGGCGTTGCGGCCCTCACGGTAGTGATCTTTCACCTCTGCGAGGCGCACGCCACCAGCCACCTCGACCAGATTATCAACCACGGCTACCTAGCCGTCGACTTCTTCTTTCTGCTGTCCGGCTTTGTCATTGGCTATGCCTACGACGACCGCTGGCACAAGCTGACGGTGAAGGACTTCTTCAAAGCGCGGCTCGTCCGGTTGCAGCCGATGGTGGTGCTTGGCATGATCGTCGGGGCGGTGTGCTTCTACTTTCAGGATTCGGCGTTGTGGCCCACCATCCACGAGGTGCCCCTTTGGAAGATGCTGCTGGTCATGGTCATTGGGTTTACCCTGATTCCAGTTCCTATCTCGATGGACATTCGGGGCTGGCAGGAAATGCACCCGCTCGATGGGCCCGGCTGGTCGTTGTTCTTCGAGTACATCGCCAACATCCTGTATGCGCTCGGCGTCCGGAAGTTCTCCAACACGGCGCTTTCGGTGCTGGTCGTGCTAGCTGGCGCGGCCCTCATCCACTACGCCGTAACCAGCGCCACGGGAGACGTTATCGGGGGGTGGTCACTGGATGCTACCCAGCTGCGCATTGGCTTTACCCGCATGATGTTCCCGTTTTTTGCCGGGCTGCTGCTTTCGCGGGTAGTTACCCTAGGCTACGTGAAGAACGCTTTTCTGTGGTGTAGCTTGTTGCTACTCTTGGTGTTGGCTTTCCCCCGCGTAGGTGGCGCTCAGAACTTGTGGCTGAATGGCTTGTACGATTCGCTGAGTATCATCCTAGCTTTCCCCCTGATTGTCTGGATAGGAGCTAGCGGAAAGATAGCCGGTGCGGGCGCCGCCCGACTCTGCAAGTTCTTCGGCGACATTTCGTACCCCATCTACATCACGCACTACCCGCTTATCTACATCTACACGGGCTGGGTGAGCAACCATAAAACGCCGCTTCAGCAGGCATGGCCCGTGGCCTTGCTCACGTTCGTGGCCGCCGTGGTGCTCGCCTACGTCTGCCTGAAGTTCTACGATGAACCCGTGAGGCGCTGGTTGAAACGGAAGGTACTCGCCAGGCCATAA